In Planctobacterium marinum, the DNA window AGGGAGCCAATGACTTTGTCACAAAGATAGATAAAGAAGCAGAACAAGCCATCATCTCCAAAATCAAACAATCTTATCCCGATCACACCTTTGTGGGTGAAGAAAGCGGCCTGACCGAAGGCAATGAAGACTTTAAATGGATCATCGATCCACTGGATGGCACCACTAACTTTGTTCAGGGCATTCCTCACTTTTGTGTTTCCATTGCACTGCAATACAAAGGTAAATTAGATCAAGCCGTAGTATTTGACCCGCTACGTGGCGAGCTATTTACTGCCAGTCGTGGGAATGGCGCCCAGTTAAACGGTTTTCGTATTCGCGTTGGTCACCGCAAGGAGCTGGACGGTACGGTACTCGCTACTGCCTTTCCTTTTAAAAATAAAGAATTACTAGGCGAATCTCTGGAAAGATTCAGTAAAGTGTTTGCAGAAGCCGGCGATGTGCGCCGCTCTGGCTCAGCAGCGTTGGATATGGCTTATGTTGCTGCGGGTCGTTACGATGGCTATTGGGAACAAGGCATCAAGCCTTGGGATATCGCAGCTGGTGAATTGCTGGTACGTGAATCCGGTGGTTTGGTTTCTGATTTCGGTGGTGGCCATCAGTACTTCAAGAACGAGCAAGTGGTTGCCGGCAACCCTAAAATCGTGCAAGGAATTGTGAAGCACCTCAAATAGAGTGCACCATTATCGAAAAGGGCAGCCAATGGCTGCCCTTTTTTTTCAAGCAAAAATCAATTCTTCTGCTTTAAACGCATACGCAATTGTTGCTGCTGACTTTCGGGAAGTTCTTTCAAGATATTCTCAAATGCCACCGAGTTATTGGCTTTTACGAATGCCGGCACCAGATTCAACGCTTGCCAGTAGTCTCTCCTGTCCTTCAACGCCTCTGCGATCAAAATAGAAACCGAGGTATCTTTGGCAAAATGCTGAGCCAGTAAGTTAAAGCTCTTAGAGCGTAGCTTGCGATTATTTGCTGCGTTTTTTAGTAAGGTTACCTGCTCCGGTTCAGAAAAGTATTCCGGGATCTGCTCAAGAAAAGCCAAGGTATGTTCAGAAGCCGTTTGCTGCAATAGGAAATTGGCGACTTCTACATCGCCCAGCATGCTTGCCATGTGCGCCAACATGGCGCTGTAGTCCCGGTTGCGCAACTCTTCTGAGTCTTGCAGCTGCTCAACACTCCAGTCTTTAAAGCCGGTTTGCAGGTATAGCGGCAAACGATTGAAAAAAGTTTTAAATACTGCCTGGCCTTTGTGACCAGTAAAACCAGCTAAGTCCGCAGCTGTAAATTCGTTGGCCTGCCACTTTTCGTAGACTTCATCGGCAACGGCACGCGACTGAATCGCCAGAAAGGTGGCTTTAGCTTCGGCACTAATATTCGCCACAGTTTTTGCTTCACCCGCGTCCTTTAATACCACCAGCACGGCGTCTGAGCGACGCCACTTGTTGAGTTGATGCAACTGTTTTGCAGTAAAGTCTTT includes these proteins:
- the suhB gene encoding inositol-1-monophosphatase yields the protein MHPMLNIAVRAARTAGNIIARNFESRDNLEIESKGANDFVTKIDKEAEQAIISKIKQSYPDHTFVGEESGLTEGNEDFKWIIDPLDGTTNFVQGIPHFCVSIALQYKGKLDQAVVFDPLRGELFTASRGNGAQLNGFRIRVGHRKELDGTVLATAFPFKNKELLGESLERFSKVFAEAGDVRRSGSAALDMAYVAAGRYDGYWEQGIKPWDIAAGELLVRESGGLVSDFGGGHQYFKNEQVVAGNPKIVQGIVKHLK